A stretch of the Amycolatopsis sp. BJA-103 genome encodes the following:
- the yczR gene encoding MocR-like transcription factor YczR, with protein MEPLIPLTGRVSGLKLATLLGSWRQSGSRHGAADLAAAVELLVLDGRLPLGTKLPAERELAEALEVSRTLIGAALDKLRADGLVASRRGAGSWIAAPGGRGRDAILPSGEDLIDLAQACPPAIAGLVPAVDAARKALVDHLGENGYHVRGLRVLRERIARRYTDRGLPTNADQVMITNGAHHAFVQVLRMLAGPGDRVLVEQPTYPNALEAIAAAHAIPVPVPLDPATGWDIVGIEAALRQSAPRLAYFVADFQNPTGLRLDAVGRERLAAALSRARTPAIIDETLVELDLEGDPADGPPPLGAFAGDLGITIGSASKSHWAGLRLGWIRASEDVIGRLVAARFAVDLGSPVFEQLVLAELLDDGGAALAHRRDETLALRDALTGALNWYCPEWTFTVPPGGLSLWCRLPEPMSTRLAVAAAGHGVQVAPGSRFGVHGGLERWLRLPYALPADRLFEAVRRLGAAAATVAATPATAAPVAVQVT; from the coding sequence ATGGAACCGCTGATCCCGCTGACTGGACGCGTTTCGGGCCTAAAATTGGCCACTTTGCTGGGAAGTTGGCGGCAGAGTGGTTCTCGACACGGTGCCGCGGATCTCGCGGCGGCGGTCGAGCTGCTGGTCCTCGACGGCAGGCTGCCGCTCGGCACGAAACTCCCGGCCGAACGGGAGCTCGCCGAAGCGCTGGAAGTCAGCCGCACGCTGATCGGTGCCGCGCTGGACAAGCTGCGGGCCGACGGGCTGGTCGCCAGCCGTCGCGGGGCGGGCTCCTGGATCGCGGCTCCCGGCGGGCGCGGGCGGGACGCGATCCTGCCGTCCGGGGAGGACCTGATCGACCTCGCCCAGGCCTGTCCGCCCGCCATCGCCGGTCTGGTCCCCGCCGTGGACGCCGCGCGGAAGGCGCTGGTGGATCACCTCGGCGAGAACGGCTATCACGTACGCGGGCTGCGGGTCCTGCGCGAGCGGATCGCCCGCCGCTACACCGACCGCGGCCTGCCGACCAACGCCGATCAGGTGATGATCACCAACGGCGCGCACCACGCGTTCGTGCAGGTCCTGCGCATGCTGGCCGGTCCGGGTGACCGGGTGCTGGTCGAGCAGCCGACGTATCCGAACGCCCTCGAAGCCATCGCCGCGGCGCACGCCATCCCGGTCCCGGTGCCGCTCGATCCGGCCACCGGCTGGGACATCGTCGGGATCGAGGCCGCGCTGCGGCAATCCGCGCCGAGGCTCGCGTACTTCGTCGCGGACTTCCAGAACCCGACCGGCCTGCGCCTGGACGCCGTCGGCAGGGAGCGGCTCGCGGCCGCGCTGAGCCGCGCGCGGACGCCGGCGATCATCGACGAGACGCTGGTCGAACTGGATCTCGAAGGCGATCCCGCCGACGGGCCGCCGCCGCTGGGCGCGTTCGCGGGCGATCTCGGCATCACGATCGGCTCGGCGTCGAAATCGCATTGGGCCGGGCTGCGGCTCGGCTGGATCCGCGCTTCGGAGGACGTCATCGGCAGGCTGGTCGCGGCCCGTTTCGCCGTCGACCTGGGGTCCCCGGTCTTCGAGCAACTGGTCCTCGCCGAGCTGCTCGACGACGGCGGGGCCGCGCTGGCGCACCGTCGCGACGAGACGCTGGCCCTGCGCGACGCGCTGACCGGGGCGCTGAACTGGTACTGCCCCGAGTGGACGTTCACCGTGCCGCCCGGCGGGCTTTCGCTCTGGTGCCGTCTTCCGGAGCCGATGAGCACGCGCCTGGCCGTCGCGGCGGCGGGACACGGGGTGCAGGTGGCGCCGGGCTCGCGTTTCGGGGTCCACGGTGGACTGGAGCGCTGGCTGCGGCTGCCGTACGCGCTCCCGGCGGACAGGCTCTTCGAGGCCGTGCGGCGGCTGGGCGCGGCCGCCGCCACGGTGGCCGCCACTCCGGCCACGGCAGCTCCCGTGGCCGTCCAGGTCACCTGA